One genomic region from Natrinema caseinilyticum encodes:
- a CDS encoding YIP1 family protein has translation MLGILSDPNEFFRRRVSKPGILVPLLIVILTAVVAGVGAIPGAELTAQFVSDSAQAQGGEINESTAETVGAVSAFFGIAAAFGIVLIAWILYSVVFYLIARFAFDGTGSLKHTVSFTGWGFVPLLVEKIVGAVAAYYVFSGASLPESSQAAQDSFQELQNDPVFLVSGILGLALLLWSSAIWTAAMEQLHDLSRRDAMLTVGITVAIPFLSRVVGLL, from the coding sequence ATGTTAGGAATACTCTCCGACCCGAACGAGTTTTTCCGTCGACGTGTCAGTAAGCCAGGGATCCTCGTCCCGCTTCTTATCGTCATCCTAACTGCCGTCGTTGCAGGAGTTGGTGCGATACCGGGGGCCGAACTGACGGCCCAATTCGTGTCCGATTCCGCCCAGGCGCAAGGCGGAGAAATTAACGAGTCAACTGCCGAAACGGTCGGTGCGGTCTCGGCGTTCTTCGGAATCGCCGCCGCGTTCGGTATCGTATTGATCGCGTGGATTCTGTACAGCGTCGTATTTTATCTCATCGCGCGCTTCGCTTTCGATGGAACCGGCTCACTCAAGCACACCGTCTCGTTCACCGGGTGGGGATTCGTTCCGCTGCTCGTCGAGAAGATCGTCGGGGCGGTTGCCGCATACTACGTGTTCTCTGGAGCGTCACTTCCCGAATCGTCGCAAGCCGCACAGGACTCCTTCCAGGAGTTGCAAAACGATCCGGTCTTCCTCGTCTCCGGTATCCTGGGACTGGCCCTGTTACTGTGGAGTAGTGCCATCTGGACGGCTGCGATGGAACAGCTACACGACCTCTCTCGCCGTGACGCGATGCTCACTGTGGGTATCACGGTGGCCATCCCGTTCCTCAGCCGGGTTGTCGGGCTTCTCTGA